A section of the Sandaracinaceae bacterium genome encodes:
- the eno gene encoding phosphopyruvate hydratase produces the protein MLEITGIVAREILDSRGNPTVEVEVEVETGAVGRAAVPSGASTGEHEALELRDGDAGRYLGKGVRKAVENVVASIAPEILGRDALDQHAIDRAMIELDGTPGKSKLGANAVLGVSMATARAAAAALDLPLWRYLGGAQASLLPTPLMNILNGGAHADNGLEIQEFMIVPHGFDSFREGLRAGVEVFHTLKKILSGRGLATSVGDEGGFAPRLENNEAALAVVLEAIEKAGYAPGEQISLALDCAASEFHDGDSYTFDKKKVTPDELVDVYARYCDAFPIVSIEDGLGEDDWSTWKKLTEKVGDRVQLVGDDLFVTNVTRLQRGIDEGVGNAILIKVNQIGTVSETLDAIRLGAQHGYSSIISHRSGETADTFIADLAVATGAGQIKTGSASRSDRVAKYNQLLRIEEALSGAARYAKRTTLRA, from the coding sequence ATGCTCGAGATCACCGGCATCGTGGCGCGCGAGATCCTGGATTCCCGCGGCAATCCCACCGTCGAGGTGGAGGTCGAGGTCGAGACGGGCGCCGTCGGGCGGGCCGCCGTGCCCTCGGGCGCGTCGACGGGAGAGCACGAGGCGCTCGAGCTGCGCGACGGCGACGCGGGTCGCTATCTCGGCAAGGGCGTGCGCAAGGCGGTCGAGAACGTCGTCGCCTCCATCGCGCCCGAGATCCTCGGCCGTGACGCGCTGGACCAGCACGCGATCGACCGCGCCATGATCGAGCTCGACGGCACGCCCGGCAAGTCGAAGCTCGGCGCCAACGCGGTGCTCGGGGTGTCGATGGCCACCGCGCGGGCGGCCGCCGCGGCGCTCGACCTGCCGCTCTGGCGTTACCTCGGTGGCGCGCAGGCGTCGCTGCTCCCGACGCCGCTGATGAACATCCTCAACGGCGGGGCGCACGCGGACAACGGCCTCGAGATCCAGGAGTTCATGATCGTGCCGCACGGCTTCGACAGCTTCCGCGAGGGGCTCCGGGCCGGCGTCGAGGTCTTCCACACGCTCAAGAAGATCCTCTCGGGCCGCGGGCTCGCCACGAGCGTCGGGGACGAGGGCGGCTTCGCCCCCCGGCTCGAGAACAACGAGGCGGCGCTGGCCGTGGTGCTCGAGGCGATCGAGAAGGCGGGCTACGCGCCGGGCGAGCAGATCTCGCTCGCGCTCGACTGCGCCGCGAGCGAGTTCCATGACGGCGACAGCTACACCTTCGACAAGAAGAAGGTCACGCCCGACGAGCTCGTCGACGTCTACGCGCGCTACTGCGACGCGTTCCCCATCGTCAGCATCGAGGACGGCCTCGGCGAGGACGACTGGAGCACCTGGAAGAAGCTCACCGAGAAGGTGGGCGACCGCGTGCAGCTGGTCGGAGACGACCTCTTCGTCACCAACGTCACGCGGCTCCAGCGCGGCATCGACGAGGGCGTCGGCAACGCCATCCTGATCAAGGTCAACCAGATCGGCACCGTCAGCGAGACCCTCGACGCCATCCGGCTCGGGGCCCAGCACGGCTACAGCTCGATCATCAGCCACCGCAGCGGCGAGACCGCGGACACCTTCATCGCCGACCTCGCGGTCGCCACCGGCGCCGGTCAGATCAAGACGGGCAGCGCGTCGCGCTCCGATCGCGTCGCGAAGTACAACCAGCTGCTCCGGATCGAGGAGGCGCTCTCCGGCGCCGCGCGCTACGCGAAGCGCACCACGCTCCGGGCGTGA
- the ybeY gene encoding rRNA maturation RNase YbeY gives MAVVVQTRGLKNPAVRGPQVRERAARMLTALRMPDAELSVLLCDDETIHALNRDYRDKDRPTDVLAFAMREGEGPVLHEELLGDVVISIDTARRQAAERGRPIVHEVTFLLAHGLLHLLGYDHQTDEEERRMSARTDALVAAAVAR, from the coding sequence GTGGCGGTTGTCGTACAGACGCGCGGCCTGAAGAACCCGGCCGTCCGCGGCCCCCAGGTCCGCGAGCGCGCCGCGCGCATGCTGACGGCGCTCCGCATGCCCGACGCGGAGCTGTCGGTGCTGCTCTGCGACGACGAGACCATTCACGCGCTCAACCGGGACTACCGCGACAAGGACCGGCCCACCGACGTGCTCGCCTTCGCGATGCGCGAGGGAGAGGGTCCCGTGCTCCACGAGGAGCTCCTCGGCGACGTGGTGATCTCGATCGACACCGCGCGCCGGCAGGCGGCGGAGCGCGGCCGGCCGATCGTGCACGAGGTGACCTTCCTGCTCGCGCACGGGCTGCTGCACTTGCTCGGCTACGACCACCAGACCGACGAGGAGGAGCGGCGCATGAGCGCGCGCACCGACGCCCTCGTCGCGGCCGCCGTCGCCCGCTGA
- a CDS encoding biotin carboxylase N-terminal domain-containing protein, whose product MFERILIANRGEVATRVARTCRRLGIETVGVSVASEEGALHVEACDEHVTVGEDASGYRDVQALVRAAKDAGVHAVHPGYGLLADEPEFAQAVESEGLVFVGPAAERFEAARDRLAVRAVARECGVRLLDGSERPILEPNEALPDVDRLGYAVVVKPVRGVGEPPELPIAADVAGLNEALQALEPLAEHRGAYLERYVDRARHIEVQVIFDGEQALVLCDREVSVRRGHQRLLCESPAPALNQLHHRDAVRGAIWDAAAEVTTRLGCRGLASCHFVLDSDDVFYFVGFTPSLQLEHPTAEMCTGLDLVEMQLRLAVGESMPAEVTRAEATGASLQARIEASSDPETGRPFESRVESARWPPAPQGKVRIETGIRQGTRVSPEHAATVATVTTYAPNRHDALLMLDRILAEIHVAPLVTNIRLLRKALNHESLRAGQYDDGFLDRI is encoded by the coding sequence GTGTTCGAACGCATCCTGATCGCGAACCGTGGCGAGGTCGCCACCCGCGTGGCGCGCACCTGCCGGCGCCTCGGCATCGAGACCGTCGGCGTCAGCGTCGCGTCCGAGGAGGGCGCGCTGCACGTCGAGGCGTGTGACGAGCACGTCACCGTCGGAGAGGACGCGTCGGGCTACCGCGACGTCCAGGCCCTCGTCCGGGCGGCCAAGGACGCCGGCGTGCACGCGGTGCACCCCGGCTACGGCCTGCTCGCCGACGAGCCCGAGTTCGCCCAGGCGGTGGAGTCGGAGGGGCTGGTCTTCGTCGGGCCGGCCGCCGAGCGCTTCGAGGCCGCGCGCGACCGCCTCGCGGTGCGCGCCGTGGCGCGAGAGTGTGGCGTGCGGCTCCTCGACGGCAGCGAGCGCCCGATCCTCGAGCCCAACGAGGCGCTCCCGGACGTCGATCGCCTGGGCTACGCCGTGGTGGTCAAGCCGGTGCGCGGCGTCGGCGAGCCGCCGGAGCTCCCCATCGCGGCCGACGTCGCGGGCCTGAACGAGGCGCTGCAGGCCCTCGAGCCCCTGGCCGAGCACCGCGGCGCGTACCTCGAGCGCTACGTCGACCGGGCCCGGCACATCGAGGTGCAGGTGATCTTCGACGGCGAGCAGGCCCTCGTGCTCTGCGACCGCGAGGTCAGCGTGCGCCGGGGCCACCAGCGCCTCCTCTGCGAGTCGCCCGCCCCCGCGCTGAACCAGCTGCATCACCGCGACGCGGTGCGAGGCGCCATCTGGGATGCCGCGGCCGAGGTCACCACGCGCCTCGGATGCCGTGGGCTCGCGAGCTGCCACTTCGTGCTCGACTCGGACGACGTCTTCTACTTCGTCGGGTTCACGCCGAGCCTCCAGCTCGAGCACCCGACGGCGGAGATGTGCACCGGCCTCGACCTGGTCGAGATGCAGCTCCGGCTCGCCGTCGGCGAGAGCATGCCGGCCGAGGTCACCCGCGCTGAGGCGACCGGCGCGTCGCTCCAGGCGCGCATCGAGGCGTCGTCCGACCCGGAGACGGGTCGCCCCTTCGAGAGCCGCGTGGAGTCCGCGCGGTGGCCGCCCGCGCCGCAAGGCAAGGTGCGCATCGAGACGGGCATCCGGCAGGGCACGCGGGTCTCGCCCGAGCACGCGGCGACGGTGGCCACGGTCACCACCTACGCCCCCAACCGTCACGACGCGCTCCTCATGCTCGACCGCATCCTGGCCGAGATCCACGTGGCGCCGCTGGTCACGAACATCCGCCTGCTCCGCAAGGCGCTCAACCACGAGTCGCTGCGCGCCGGGCAGTACGACGACGGCTTCCTCGATCGCATCTGA
- a CDS encoding L,D-transpeptidase, with protein MRGTRSSHTHLIALSLVALAACGGDDEEAVEATPSIEAQPTQVEEEPTDSGIDSGHDAGPPRPPARIFAKRFVSKIRVSPDRDAFRIGYLRAGAVLMATTAEPVRADDPRCRGGWYELTTGGFVCNGRDVIAFWGRRLPEVRGEQPDRAAPLPYSYGRTRGNNTPMYRRLPTDEDAQQFEGFRIPGQEPPPAPAPGEAAEGAVAASAGEGAGEGAAPPAAPTAPTAPAQPAPTQAAPTPSATAQAAAPTAPAEGGEAAEGEEEEEEPVTLASLQGESDSALLRRLVNGFIVSLDRDFRAGQFGRRYWRTINNGFVPYRSVAAVSYPEFRGTRLDDVFQAPVGFIMGRNEAFYVPTEDGRARRAGVADFQERVHIVGESNVGSTRYFMTADNRMFREQDVRRIEPREPPEEVGPGEKWIEVNLTDQYMMAYEGETPVYVTLISSGRAFHPDDPEADFLTPTGTFRIRAKHLAATMDGDTAADGPYSIDDVPWVMYFQLAYALHGAFWHRAFGFPRSHGCVNLAPRDAQWVFNWSDPQVPDGWHGAYPTEEAPGTLLYIHGETPGSRAHQR; from the coding sequence ATGCGCGGTACCCGAAGCTCTCACACCCACCTGATCGCCCTGTCCCTCGTCGCGCTCGCGGCGTGCGGCGGCGACGACGAAGAGGCCGTCGAGGCCACGCCCTCGATCGAGGCGCAGCCCACCCAGGTCGAGGAGGAGCCGACCGACTCGGGGATCGACTCCGGTCACGACGCGGGCCCGCCCCGACCGCCGGCGAGGATCTTCGCCAAGCGCTTCGTGAGCAAGATCCGCGTCAGCCCCGATCGCGATGCGTTCCGGATCGGATATCTGCGCGCGGGTGCGGTGCTCATGGCGACGACCGCGGAGCCCGTCCGCGCGGATGATCCGCGCTGCCGGGGCGGCTGGTACGAGCTTACGACGGGCGGCTTCGTCTGCAACGGTCGTGACGTGATCGCGTTCTGGGGCCGGAGGCTCCCGGAGGTGCGCGGCGAGCAGCCGGACCGCGCGGCCCCGCTGCCGTACTCATATGGCCGCACGCGTGGAAACAACACGCCCATGTATCGCCGTCTACCGACGGACGAGGACGCGCAACAGTTCGAAGGATTCCGCATCCCCGGTCAGGAGCCGCCCCCGGCCCCCGCGCCAGGGGAGGCCGCGGAGGGCGCCGTGGCCGCCAGCGCGGGCGAAGGCGCGGGAGAGGGTGCAGCGCCGCCCGCCGCCCCGACCGCCCCGACGGCCCCTGCGCAGCCCGCCCCGACGCAGGCCGCTCCGACGCCGAGCGCGACCGCGCAGGCCGCCGCCCCGACCGCTCCCGCCGAGGGCGGCGAGGCGGCCGAGGGCGAGGAGGAGGAGGAGGAGCCCGTCACCCTGGCGTCGCTCCAGGGCGAGTCCGACTCGGCGCTGCTCCGCCGCCTGGTCAACGGCTTCATCGTCTCGCTCGACCGCGACTTCCGCGCCGGTCAGTTCGGCCGGCGCTACTGGCGCACCATCAACAACGGCTTCGTGCCGTACCGCTCGGTCGCCGCCGTCAGCTACCCCGAGTTCCGCGGCACGCGCCTCGACGACGTCTTCCAGGCGCCGGTCGGCTTCATCATGGGCCGCAACGAGGCCTTCTACGTGCCCACCGAGGACGGCCGCGCGCGCCGCGCCGGCGTCGCGGACTTCCAGGAGCGGGTCCACATCGTGGGCGAGTCGAACGTCGGCAGCACCCGCTACTTCATGACGGCCGACAACCGCATGTTCCGCGAGCAGGACGTGCGCCGCATCGAGCCGCGCGAGCCCCCCGAGGAGGTCGGGCCCGGCGAGAAGTGGATCGAGGTCAACCTCACCGACCAGTACATGATGGCGTACGAAGGCGAGACCCCGGTCTACGTCACGCTCATCTCGAGCGGCCGCGCCTTCCACCCGGACGACCCCGAGGCGGACTTCCTGACCCCGACCGGCACGTTCCGCATCCGCGCCAAGCACCTCGCGGCGACGATGGACGGGGACACCGCGGCCGACGGCCCGTACTCCATCGACGACGTGCCGTGGGTCATGTACTTCCAGCTCGCCTACGCCCTGCACGGCGCCTTCTGGCACCGCGCCTTCGGCTTCCCGCGGAGCCACGGCTGCGTGAACCTCGCGCCGCGCGACGCGCAGTGGGTCTTCAACTGGAGCGACCCGCAGGTCCCCGACGGCTGGCACGGCGCCTACCCGACCGAAGAGGCGCCCGGCACGCTGCTCTACATTCACGGCGAGACGCCAGGCTCGCGCGCGCACCAGCGCTGA
- a CDS encoding HU family DNA-binding protein: MTTGKRMTKAAIMSELAERTDLTKKQVGGVFEALQAIIKRELGRRGPGEFVIPDMLKLKVRKVPAQKNKKVRIPNTGEIKYVDKPATKKLRATPLKKLKDLVLQ; this comes from the coding sequence ATGACCACTGGCAAGCGGATGACCAAGGCGGCCATCATGAGCGAGCTCGCCGAGCGCACGGACCTGACCAAGAAGCAGGTCGGCGGCGTCTTCGAGGCGCTCCAGGCGATCATCAAGCGTGAGCTGGGCCGTCGCGGACCGGGCGAGTTCGTCATCCCCGACATGCTCAAGCTCAAGGTCCGCAAGGTCCCGGCGCAGAAGAACAAGAAGGTCCGCATCCCGAACACGGGCGAGATCAAGTACGTCGACAAGCCGGCGACGAAGAAGCTCCGCGCGACCCCCCTGAAGAAGCTGAAGGACCTCGTCCTCCAGTAA